Part of the Acyrthosiphon pisum isolate AL4f unplaced genomic scaffold, pea_aphid_22Mar2018_4r6ur Scaffold_21648;HRSCAF=24480, whole genome shotgun sequence genome is shown below.
aattgaaaatttgcTTGAAATATTGCGTTCCGAAAATCATTATGATCTACCTAAATCAGCAACGGGCTTACTACAAACCAAGTCTAATGAAAACATTCAAGTAATGAAgagtttaaaaaacacaaatggGTCGTATGTATATTTTGGTATTGAAGAAGGACTAAAAGATATAATCTCTGAGGAGTATACTGAAAATACCATAC
Proteins encoded:
- the LOC103311219 gene encoding uncharacterized protein LOC103311219, with product MTVELIENLLEILRSENHYDLPKSATGLLQTKSNENIQVMKSLKNTNGSYVYFGIEEGLKDIISEEYTENTIRLLFNIDGLPLYNSSSQQFWPNLGLIVHDKYDSNPFIVAVYSGDSKPKNVNDFMKDFIQE